A single genomic interval of Vibrio maritimus harbors:
- a CDS encoding quinone oxidoreductase family protein, with translation MKAVVIEQTGGSDVLNYKELNQPKLQPGQVLVQVKAAPVNFIDTIIREGNMPPGMMPNLPFISGVEGSGIVVDANGTALNKGQKVAFLGPIGASMYAEYTAVDADKLVPLSEGTDLIEAGAMPVTYFTAYHMLHNVVRAQKGKFALIYASTGGVGTALIQLAKEAGLKVIALDRKDEKVSQALKLGADFAFNSTGNWVEEVKKVTEGKGVNYIFNPVAGDTIVQDLEVLATLGHIVVFGFLAGAGETNLQAEAIKHFSKAPTISYSEIYATYFSNFELVKESLGEVYRLLDEGKVKPVFSTMPLADAAKAHDMIESGKVLGKLVLTRDF, from the coding sequence ATGAAAGCGGTTGTGATTGAGCAAACAGGTGGTAGTGACGTTCTGAACTATAAAGAACTCAACCAACCAAAGCTGCAACCAGGTCAAGTGTTAGTGCAGGTTAAAGCAGCGCCGGTAAACTTTATCGACACAATCATTCGAGAAGGTAATATGCCTCCAGGCATGATGCCGAATCTGCCTTTTATCTCCGGTGTCGAAGGAAGCGGTATCGTTGTAGATGCGAACGGTACAGCGCTAAACAAGGGGCAAAAAGTTGCATTTCTAGGCCCAATCGGCGCCTCTATGTATGCCGAGTACACCGCTGTAGACGCAGATAAGTTGGTGCCGTTATCGGAAGGTACCGATTTGATTGAAGCAGGCGCGATGCCTGTCACCTACTTCACAGCCTACCACATGCTGCACAATGTGGTTCGAGCACAGAAAGGTAAGTTTGCGCTTATCTACGCCTCTACTGGCGGCGTCGGTACAGCGCTGATCCAGTTAGCAAAAGAAGCGGGACTGAAAGTCATCGCCCTTGATCGTAAAGATGAAAAAGTAAGCCAAGCACTCAAGTTAGGCGCCGACTTTGCGTTTAACTCAACAGGAAATTGGGTTGAGGAAGTTAAAAAAGTCACTGAAGGCAAAGGTGTAAATTACATTTTCAACCCTGTGGCTGGTGATACCATTGTTCAAGATCTCGAAGTATTAGCCACACTGGGACATATCGTCGTTTTCGGCTTCTTGGCCGGCGCAGGAGAAACAAACCTGCAAGCAGAAGCCATTAAACACTTCTCAAAAGCGCCAACCATCAGCTATTCAGAGATCTACGCGACTTATTTTAGTAACTTTGAGTTGGTTAAAGAGTCGCTGGGCGAGGTCTATCGACTTCTTGATGAGGGCAAAGTTAAGCCAGTATTTTCTACGATGCCTCTAGCCGACGCCGCCAAGGCACATGACATGATTGAAAGTGGGAAGGTGCTTGGTAAACTCGTCCTTACTCGAGACTTCTAA
- a CDS encoding LysR family transcriptional regulator — MKRVFDDLNIFCKVVETGSMKQAAEALSIPHSTVSRRIEALENALGLTLLHRTTREVKVSSRGQELYDDCAIQFGAIQRSISLAVDAEVEFKGKLSVSMPVRAGIDFLGAWLIDFASLHPELQLDLAMSNSNKDLIKHEIDLAFRVGPLVDSSAIAQKLWDIPYTVCAHPALMEKFGITDSKISMDTLQSLPCVVARPALSWMFTNSNREDISIAVKQGLVVDDLGLAHHAALGGQYAAMLPTSMLKNDKLIQLEVDGLKARTRVMYAYYLGRRHAQSQIKQLVNYIKQRDEALS, encoded by the coding sequence ATGAAGCGCGTGTTTGATGATCTAAATATCTTTTGTAAAGTCGTTGAGACTGGGAGTATGAAGCAAGCCGCAGAGGCCCTCAGCATCCCCCACAGTACAGTAAGCCGACGAATCGAGGCTCTCGAAAATGCACTTGGCTTGACACTGCTGCACCGCACCACTCGAGAGGTCAAAGTGTCTTCCCGTGGACAAGAGCTTTATGATGACTGTGCAATCCAGTTTGGCGCGATTCAACGTTCTATTAGTCTCGCTGTCGATGCGGAAGTTGAGTTTAAGGGCAAACTGTCAGTCTCAATGCCAGTTCGAGCCGGTATTGACTTTCTCGGTGCCTGGCTCATCGATTTTGCAAGCCTTCACCCAGAACTTCAGCTCGATCTCGCCATGTCAAACAGCAATAAGGACTTAATAAAACACGAGATCGACCTCGCCTTCAGGGTCGGTCCCCTTGTCGATTCTTCAGCCATTGCGCAAAAGCTTTGGGACATCCCCTACACCGTCTGCGCTCATCCAGCGCTTATGGAGAAATTTGGCATTACCGATTCGAAGATTAGTATGGATACCCTGCAGTCTCTGCCTTGCGTCGTCGCCCGACCAGCGCTCTCCTGGATGTTTACGAATAGCAATCGAGAGGACATCTCTATAGCCGTGAAACAGGGGCTCGTGGTTGATGACTTAGGTCTGGCTCATCATGCGGCATTAGGCGGGCAGTATGCTGCGATGCTCCCAACTTCGATGCTTAAAAACGACAAGCTCATTCAGCTAGAGGTAGACGGGTTGAAAGCTCGAACTCGCGTGATGTACGCTTACTATCTCGGTCGTCGACATGCACAAAGTCAGATCAAACAACTTGTGAACTACATTAAACAGCGAGACGAAGCTCTGAGCTAA
- a CDS encoding serine hydrolase domain-containing protein: protein MKKTLISLTLATLMTSGLASAMPSEGKVRADMGITESNLLAADQNRYTYKNMQEFMKTKNIDSGVMAPILLEQADKPLGDVDFTYDGKKMNLQDMLKDHRADAFIVLKDGKVVHEQYFDGQNERTKHQMMSVTKSFTGILAATLVAEGKLDRDALVETIVPELKGSAYGDATVGQVMDMTNNVKYSEAYENPNAEVFQHMKTIGFAPMEEGYAGPKTIRDFLITLEKDGDRPHGEEFHYISANTDVVAWIIENVEGKSFDQIMSERIWSKIGAERDAFVIVDGEGTELASGGLNATARDLAKFGQMLADQGKNLNGEQVLPAKAIQSTQAGGAPEAFEKGGYSHHGMTGWSYRNQFWHTDNANQAYTALGIFGQWIYVDPTENVVIVRQSSAEASIDDIRDAEMVSAVNAIIEKLK from the coding sequence ATGAAAAAGACGCTAATCTCATTAACACTTGCTACTTTGATGACTTCGGGCTTGGCAAGCGCAATGCCATCAGAAGGAAAAGTTCGCGCAGACATGGGCATTACAGAATCTAACCTTCTGGCCGCTGACCAAAACCGTTACACCTACAAAAACATGCAAGAGTTTATGAAAACCAAAAACATTGACTCAGGTGTTATGGCTCCAATTTTACTAGAGCAAGCCGACAAACCATTAGGCGATGTAGATTTCACTTACGATGGCAAAAAGATGAACTTACAAGACATGCTTAAAGATCATCGTGCTGACGCATTTATCGTGCTTAAAGACGGTAAGGTGGTCCATGAGCAGTATTTTGATGGTCAGAATGAGCGCACCAAGCATCAGATGATGAGTGTCACAAAGTCATTCACAGGCATCTTAGCAGCGACGCTGGTTGCCGAAGGTAAACTGGACCGCGATGCCTTGGTTGAAACTATTGTTCCTGAGTTGAAAGGCTCAGCTTACGGTGATGCCACGGTTGGACAAGTGATGGATATGACCAACAACGTGAAGTATTCAGAAGCGTACGAGAATCCAAACGCAGAAGTGTTCCAGCACATGAAAACTATCGGTTTTGCGCCGATGGAAGAAGGTTATGCTGGTCCTAAGACCATTCGAGATTTCCTAATAACGCTTGAGAAAGACGGTGATCGTCCTCACGGCGAAGAGTTTCACTACATTTCAGCTAACACAGATGTGGTTGCTTGGATCATTGAAAACGTAGAGGGAAAATCATTTGATCAAATTATGTCTGAGCGTATTTGGTCAAAGATTGGTGCTGAACGTGACGCCTTTGTTATCGTTGATGGAGAAGGTACCGAACTGGCTTCTGGCGGTCTAAACGCAACAGCTCGCGATTTGGCGAAGTTTGGACAAATGCTCGCTGACCAAGGTAAAAACCTCAATGGTGAGCAGGTGCTTCCGGCTAAAGCGATTCAATCAACACAAGCGGGTGGTGCACCAGAAGCGTTCGAGAAAGGCGGCTATAGCCACCATGGCATGACAGGTTGGAGCTATCGTAACCAATTCTGGCACACAGATAATGCCAATCAGGCATACACAGCACTGGGTATCTTTGGTCAGTGGATCTATGTTGACCCAACGGAGAATGTTGTGATTGTCCGTCAATCTAGTGCTGAAGCGTCTATTGACGATATTCGTGACGCAGAAATGGTAAGCGCAGTGAACGCGATTATCGAAAAGCTAAAATAA